The sequence aaatttgctttcgcaaatttttggttcttccctcgccgggattcgaacccatgctactgtgatatcgtgacaccaaatcgcctgcactgcagccgtcccgctagaccacacgaccacctgggctctcattaaaagagctttcggtggccatatgttacctttccacgtcagttttaatctagcggcgtactacagtacatgatatataaggcatgaatatgttattgttacagattagctaaattatctatagtaaaggatagatatatatatataaatgattaaaaataatcaaaacaacaCTTTGTAATGTGCATGCGTTCGAAGCGCATTTCTGGATTTACGTTCATCAGGAATGCTAATAccgggcgccgaatgggactcttgtggttttgtactcaaaattcaattttgtacggacaaaagtgacttttgttcaacaataacgagttcagtttaacaaaatttgtatcatactacaaatttaaaattttgtatgatctatcagcggacaaaagtcacttttgtcatgacaaaattcatttttgttacagacttgacttttgttaccttatttgaaaattgggcgacaaaagtcaattttgtattcaaaagtgttttgtttggtttctgtgaactaatttgcatacacaatagacttttgttacacaaaattgacttttgtgagacaaaattgacaaaattgaccaatgtgatcAACAGAATTGACAAAAtggacttttgtgagacaaaattgaccaatgtgagacaaaatttcaattttgtctcaacaaaattgacaaagttgaattttgtctcaacaaaattgaattttgtctcaacaaaattgatttttgtctcatgaaactcaattttgtctcacgaaagtcaattttgtcgtcacaaaattgacttttgtatcaacaaaattgacaaaattgacttatgtctcaacaaaattgacaaaattgacttttgtctcaacaaaattaacaaaattgacttttgtctccaCAAAATTGtcataattgaattttgtctcacaaaattgaattttgtctcacaaaagtcaattttgtttctgtctcacaaaagtcaattttgtctcacaaaagttaattttgtctcacaaaattgaatcttaccatacacaattgacttttgtgatttaattccatatcaggtaacaaaagtcaattttgtatgcaaatatgtttatatttgcataccttttagacaaaattgacttttgtcatgacaaatatgaattttgtctacaaaattgaagttctcacaaaacaagtctgtagcacatagttttgtaagacaaaaatgattttgttatgacagaattgaattttgtacaaaaccacaagagtcccattcggcgccccgtagctAAAGCCGTatatttgaaagttaaaatgtatatgaacCGAAACGGTTGAAGAGCTACatgtacaatacaatacaaagttttttattgtcaattatgaCGCCAAATAATTTGAGCAGTACAATTAAGTTCAATGTATGTGACAAAAAAAGGACATACAAACTATAGCCAAATCAATTGTGCCTGAGGGTGATCTTTAAGCATCTTACAAGTTAAACACATACTGATACATGCAATTATgagataaaaacacaaaagcaCAAATGAAATGGTTTGCACATAAAAAGCACATTGATAGCACATAAAGTATCTAAAATTAGCACAAAGCAGCAGGAGCATTATAGTAAggataacaaataaatttgccatgcataaaaataaagcaacaaaccaaaaaataatGAGCAGAGATTATCTGGTTTTGCAGGCAAAGCATTGGCATGAGCTGCCAGACCAAGAATTTATCAAGTTCttgaattgatttaaaaatgattgCTTACGAAGCTCATCTGGCAGCTCATTCCAAAGCCTAGCACCCGCATTCATCAAAGATTGTAGGCCATATGCAGTTGTTCTTACATGTGGTAGATCTGCTGTATTCTGGTATCTGAAAGAGTAAGTGTTTTCCTTTAAATGAATCAAGTCATGGATATATACAGGACaatctttatctataattttgaaaacttcaaTCGCCAAAGATCGCATTCTTCTTAATTTTAAAGATGGTAATTTTGATTTGCAGAGTAGATCTTCATAACTTGCTGAATGGTCTTCATATATAAACCTTAGTGCTCTCTCTTGaattttctctttcttttttgtatttacctCCCCACAAAAGTGCCAAACTAGTGGGCAGTAACTAAAGTTGGACATTATGAAAGaataataaattgttaattttccgaGTTAAGTCAGGTGTTTACCTAttctttttaatacatttaattgTTTGGATgcttttttacatattatagagacatgttcattgaaatttagtttaaaatctaTTGTTACACCTAGAAGTTTAACGTTATCTGCACACTCTATTTCATTACcttctaatttaaattttaggtttttgtctttagtttttttacatACAGCTATTGCCTGGATTTTTCTGGATttgctttcattttatttattgagaaccagtttaacaaaatttaactttcatcttctaaagttttaattaattatctaaatcgaatgtccctttggtatcgcTTGCTTCTCTTTTATAAATGTCCATGTGTGCGGAACGCTTTTATGGAACtagaaataatatttgaattcatCTAAGGTCTACTTCGTATTATCTAGTTCTGTTGTCAATATTTCCTTTTACGTTGTAATCAAATGGGTTTTCCGTAACTTATTATATATTGCATAAAAAAGACTCCagcaatagaaaaaaaaagctttttttaCATGCTTTTTAAGTGAAAACTTTACTGCATAAATCTATTGAAAAAACTTGCAAGCATATCATAACCAGACCtttttaaatgaacattatCAAAATGCAAGGTTGTAAAATTAGACATCGGAAATACGTCTATAAAACCTACTTTTGGAAAGTTCTTACGTAACATGTCTTTAATTAACATATTCCACAGATGAATTCTTCGATTATTTTGAGGAAAACCTTTGTCTCCTCTTACTGCTGTAATTGACATCCAAGTTACGTTCTGACAAGAATTAACCAATTGTTGCACGTAGAAGTGCACATGTTTAACATATTGTTGGTCGGTGAGGTGAGGAAGTGCCATGTCATGAATCCCGGAATTTACAACGCATACAGCATATACATTTAATTGTAGGTATTGAGATATGGCTCCTTGGGTAGTATAGCTCGTCGGTGTCTGTATTTCGACATCTCGTGCAAATTCAActgaaatatattcaaaatattgtttaccaCAGTCAAAAAGTTCACTGTTGCATCCGTAACAATCCGTAAAAAATGAGTGATTCAATCCATACATATGAGGTCCTTCTATTTTAGATGGTTTTGTCCATTTCTTGCGTTTTGTCTGACCCAAATATGGTACAAGATTACATCGGCCAGGGGCCCGCTTGACGCTTTTACAAGAtctctttgtttttattatagattCAAATAGTCGATTCATCCATGAATCTCCTAAGAAAACCCATGAGGTATTTGATCTCTTCGAAAAAATCGAGCTTTCTGTATCCCACTTCAATTTAATCacattgtttttaattacttcgaatttaaaaattatttaaatttatttaaagaaagactTCGACAGTcagaaaaacattacaaaaaagtCATGGATGAGAATATTAAACTATATAACGAAAACTTGCGCACTAAGATGAGAAATATGAGATTCAAAAACCCCagggaattttggaaaatttggaataaagttaaacataaaaacaattgtaATATCACCACTGAgtcattgtttacttttttttaaagatataaacaaaaatatgtatgaagGAGATACTTATGATATTAACAATGATGTTAGTCAAGAATGTTCAAATTCTATGTTAAATGATAGTATTACAGCTGAAGAAATATTAAAAgctataaaacatataaaaaataacaaatcgtCAGGTGACaatatgattgtaaatgaataCATTTCCTCATCTATTGATTGTATGATTGAtatttatgtgtatatatttaatattatttttgattCGGGTATTTTGTACGAGGCATGGATTATCGGTAATGTCATACTAGTCTTTAAGAACAAAGGTAGCTCTGCCGAACCACAGAATTACCGTCCTATCACTCTTTTGTCATGTCTTGGTAAGATTTTTACTTCTATTTTAAACACTAGATTGTGTGATTATCTTGATGAGTACTCTATTTTACTAGAAAATCAAGCAGGTTTCAGACATGGATATTCAACTACTGatcatttattttcagtatatgCTCTATTCGAGTTACTTAGATTAAGAAAGAAGAAACTTTACTGTGCCTTTGTCGATTTTGAAAAGGCCTTTGATTTTATACAaagaaattttttattatttaaacttttagaGAATAATGTAAATGGCAAATTTTTCCgcattatacaaaatatgtacgaaaatgtaaaatcacGCATTATATTTAATGGTGAGAAATCAGAGTTATTTACTTGTGAAATGGGTGTAAGACAGGGAGAAAATCTTTCCCCTGCTCTGTTTGCAATATTTCTAAAtgatttacaacatttttttgaagGCAAAGATGTACTTGGTGTAAATTCTATTAGTGATGACCTCGAACATGagttaaatatttatgttattatatGCGGATGACACTGTGATGTTTTCCGAGAGTAGtgaagatttacaaaaaatgataaatgaatttgatgattattgtgaaaaatggcaactcaaaataaatgttaacaaGACAAAAGTTCTTATATTCTCCAAAGGGAGACAACCCAAAAATATTAGATTTGTTatacagaatagagaattaGAAATTGTAACTGAGCATAAATACTTCGGTATATTTTTTGCTAGAAGTG is a genomic window of Mytilus trossulus isolate FHL-02 chromosome 1, PNRI_Mtr1.1.1.hap1, whole genome shotgun sequence containing:
- the LOC134689619 gene encoding uncharacterized protein LOC134689619, producing the protein MNRLFESIIKTKRSCKSVKRAPGRCNLVPYLGQTKRKKWTKPSKIEGPHMYGLNHSFFTDCYGCNSELFDCGKQYFEYISVEFARDVEIQTPTSYTTQGAISQYLQLNVYAVCVVNSGIHDMALPHLTDQQYVKHVHFYVQQLVNSCQNVTWMSITAVRGDKGFPQNNRRIHLWNMLIKDMLRKNFPKIPEYSRSTTYDDGYS